The segment TTGTCGCACTTTCTCCAAGAAAACGGGCCAACATATAAGGTAAGTCACAAAAATGTCCAGCATAATAATGCTCCACAAATAGGTTCGTTTGCGGGACTTTATCTCCATGTTGCTTTTGGTTGATACTAAATGTGAGGATTCGGTGCATGAATCGCTAGATCGGAGATCTAATCTAGCTTTCTTGAGCAGATTTAGTAGCATAAGTCTTATAGGCAATTTGTTGCCAAAACTCCATATCTTTCCCCTCAAATTGAAAACCTTACTTAGTAACCTGATATAATGATGCACATTGTGGCGACATGACTTCATCTAGACTATATAAGCCCACCCGCCATGCAAACTCCGCCAGGCTACTTTCCCGATAATACCCACCAAGCCTAAATGTGATAGCTCTCAAGTACAtcaatgtaacagcccggaattccaaatattgatataattatgattttggggtgttttaagaggggactcggcgagttggagcctagactcgccgagtaggatcgcagaccgggtcgcgggttcgcgactggactcgacgagtccagatatggactcggcgagtctgcgctgtttagcgaaaaccctaaccgttcaggtttgggacgtataagaggcacttattggccgtcattgttcattttagccttctgagaagaaccctaaatcgattgggtgcatctggagcaaagttcaagggccattgttgatcttggaagtgttgttgtgcaaggaagagaagggcttggctaaaggaacagcaagggagtcacgttctgaggatttggggacacagagggcacattattcaggtcagaattcgagttatgctctgctatgttgatgtgtttatggaattagggtttgtggaacccttttgtgattagattgaatgctaccctagtcccccaaacgattgtaactctgtattgggacctttggaggtccagaacgtcccatgcctgtacatttcgggaattgatgaaggttttggattggaatccttatgccttaggtcaatatgtatgttatgaatcatggggtgtatcatgaacaccaaaatgaggaccttacgtgatggaccagtctaggaaggccaggcctatgaatggtcggagcagttctgccattagaaagcagtttgagcggttgcatggcatggactcgccgagtccaatgaacagactcggcgagtagcttgaagatttactgggactcgtcgagttgttcttcagactcggcgagttgattcggggtggccccgcgattcttccaggaggaactcgtcgagtaaaacggggatactcgacgtgtagaaagggtgtcttaaggaatcggcgagttaagtcgcgggttaagtgaagctctgagtatggggactcggcgagtcatagggttgactcggcgagtagggtcagtcaggggttgactttgaccttgtctttgaccaaggatttaccagtggttccaggggtattttggtaattgttgttattgtttgagttcagtgcattggtgactgtccagaggtggagatcgtatcagtgatcggagcagcttgagctatctgttcagtcggcagtttcgaggtgagttattctcactatatcgctagggtttatggcaccaaggccgaccctttttaccggatggaaatctgggtagttgtcattatatgttacaggccggaaggcattactatgtggaccggaaggtcatggcctggaaaggcgtatgtatgcatttagtatgttgactgattcatagggtaatgttatgatagtgaccggctagaccggtatcttgttagagtaatgctatgatatgtaatctgttgatcgattgttgtctatgaactgctatatgattattcgttatgttgtatatgcattttatgcttatgggccggaaggcaatatatgttatgggccggaaggcaatatgttatgggccggaaggcgattatgttgtgtgatggaccggaaggtcagggccttgaaaggcgtatatgtggttggtattctgggggtatctcactaagctttcgggcttatagttgtggttttatgtttcaggttctcaagagtctgtggcaaggcaagggcgtgatcgtaccgttccacgcgttggtgttttatgatatgaacctgggaaattactctgtttaataatgtattgaaaacctttttgcaataatgttaataaaatgggtgattttgaaaagttttaattgttttgaaattctgGGCGTCAGAATCAAATCCATAGTATTCGCCGCAAAGTTAACTATAGCGAACAATTCAACCGAAAGCTCCTTGTAAACCACTTCTTGAACTCCAAAAATGTTCCTCCACCCATTACAAACGAACGATATTCCATCACCCTCATAAATTTTATCCAAATATGGGTTTACTCAATCCATTATTCTTCGATGAGTCAACTGAACCCAATCAACAATAGGAGCAATCTCGATATTTCTTGTAAGTAACCATTCCAAGCGATTGTTAAACCTTTCCAAAATCTATTGTGGCATGTCTCATGGGAATTGGTAAAGAGGGTGCAAACTGGACACATCAACATTAGCTTTTCTATATCCTTTTTGTGACATCCCtgtaaattaaaacaaaaaaaaccaaCCCAAAACAGATCTCAACATATCAGTTCAAATAGAAAAACACAGAACCTGTATACCCAGTAGCCACGTTGTGGCGAGGAAAGGCCACGTCATGGCGTTCATATGACAACAAAGGTTCAACCGGGATTGATTCAAGGTAGCAATGGTCCAACAATGTGAAGGTTTTTCGTCCTAGGGCTATCTAAACTCAAAAATGAACATGCACCCAACAATTTCAAACCAAAAACaataattttgaaaaatctaaCTCTAATCTTCAAATCAAGAACAACAGTAGTAAAATTAATAGATTAGGAAAcaagaatgcatactttttgatGGGTTAAGTGGAACTGAGGAAGAAAATGGAGGAAAAAATCGAAATTCGAGTGTGGCGCTGTTGGGGGTATGCGCAGTCGTGAGTTTTAGAAAGTGAGATTTGGTTTTTGCTATTAAAAGTCAAACAGATCCGAACTGGTCCCCCTGCTAACCAGTCCCCTTGTTGGGCCACATCATGGTGTTTTAATGGGTCATGTCGTGGGATTCAGAGTTgcataaatattaggtttttttcTTAGCATCATGTCGTAGTTAAGCTCACCATGCCGTGGGGCTTTAATTTTCGCAAAAACTTAAAACTTTTATCcgaattaaaatatttttataaacaaaaCTCAAAATTTCAACCCCACAGTTGAATGGAAAACAGGAAAGAATGATGAAAAGATCAAATATCCTAAAAATTAAAGCGAAAAGTAAAACACAAAGAAacgaaaagaaaatgcaaaccaagaCAATCGAGTTGCCTCCCGATAAGCGCTTCTTTTTGGAGGAGTCATGAGCCGGACTCTTTCCCGCACTACGTTGTTGCGGGTGAGAGTGGGTTCTCCCTCTTCTCCTTCTGCTCTTTCCATCTTCTCTTATACACATAAACTCGCCTTATGTACGTCTTTTTCGAGTTCTCTTTCTTCTTTTGATTGGTGCTTTCATCATGTTTTCGTTTCACCTCTTTATTCTTTCTAGTAGATTCGTGTTCCCCTCATTTCCTTTTTCTTCCCTTGCTTCAACTTCCATCTTGACAATGATTGAATCATTTTTTCTTGTTTAATCTCTACCTCGCTCATCTCTTCTTCATCACTTGCTTCATCTACTTGAGCCTTGGGTGTAGTGAATGCAAATACTTCAAACGTCATAGGAATTGAAGCCTTCGGCTTGGAACACTTTATTTCTTCAATTTGAGGCTTCTCCAAAGCCTTCAACTCTTCTTCCATCAATTTCTCAATCTCATCTAGCTCGCTAAGATTTTCTTCTTCGAAATCATTCACCCTTAACACTTCATCTTTTGGCCTTACTTTTTGATACATTTCAAAAGTTATTCCTTCATCTTCTACGCGAAATTTAAGCTAAGAATCATGGATGTCAACAAGGGCTCTCGTGGTGCTCAAGAATGGTCTTCCCAAAATTATGGGAAGGTCTCCGTCTTCTTTCATGTCTAGAACCACAAAGGCAACCGTAAAAATAAATTTCCCCACATTCACCAACAAATCTTCAACAATTCCACGTAGGTGAGTGATTAAGTGATCCGTCATTCGAAGTGTTATCCTTGTGTTTTGTAGTTTTGGTAGATCGAGCTTCTTGTAAAAGGAATATGGCATGAGATGTATACTAGACCCCAAATCGGCTAAAGCATTTATTGAAGTGGAATTGCCAAATTCGCAAGGCAAAATTAATCGATTCGGATCTCCCATCTTAATTGCCAATCCATCAATGATTGCAGCATAATATAACTCATTTAGCATGATGGCTAAGAAAGATCCCAATAGGGCTGAGAGTGGTAGCATTCCCAAGAAAGTAATTAATT is part of the Lactuca sativa cultivar Salinas chromosome 7, Lsat_Salinas_v11, whole genome shotgun sequence genome and harbors:
- the LOC111892760 gene encoding uncharacterized protein LOC111892760, with the translated sequence MLNELYYAAIIDGLAIKMGDPNRLILPCEFGNSTSINALADLGSSIHLMPYSFYKKLDLPKLQNTRITLRMTDHLITHLRGIVEDLLVNVGKFIFTVAFVVLDMKEDGDLPIILGRPFLSTTRALVDIHDS